From a single Flavobacteriales bacterium genomic region:
- a CDS encoding 3-hydroxybutyryl-CoA dehydrogenase, whose product MIVGVIGAGTMGSGIAQIAAQAGHEVVLFDMRQQALDASRSALKKVMERLVEKGRVKVDEAKAIQNRFTYATEINAFADCGLVIEAVIEDLAIKKQLFEQLGSTVGPNAILATNTSSLSVTSIAAACKLPERVIGLHFFNPAPLLPLVEVVPGLATHEQHTKACVALMKAWGKTPVIAKDTPGFIVNRVARPFYGEALRIHEEGIADMATIDHAMKTVGGFKMGPFELMDLIGNDINFAVTSSVFKAFFYDPRYRPSLTQQRMVEANWLGRKTGRGYYDYSTDASLPEPKTDRDLHQMIVDRIVVMLINEAVDALQLGIASKEDLDLAMTKGVNYPKGLLQWAQEKGYANCLSQLEALQSEYGEDRYRPSPLLKKLANS is encoded by the coding sequence ATGATCGTTGGTGTTATCGGTGCTGGTACAATGGGGAGTGGTATTGCGCAAATTGCTGCGCAGGCCGGACATGAAGTGGTGCTGTTCGACATGCGCCAACAGGCACTGGACGCTTCCCGATCCGCGCTGAAGAAGGTCATGGAACGTTTGGTCGAAAAGGGGAGAGTAAAAGTAGATGAAGCCAAGGCTATTCAGAACCGGTTTACGTATGCCACTGAGATCAATGCTTTCGCGGATTGTGGATTGGTGATCGAAGCGGTCATCGAGGACCTCGCGATCAAGAAGCAATTATTCGAGCAGCTTGGATCGACCGTTGGCCCAAATGCCATACTAGCGACCAATACCTCTTCGCTGAGCGTTACGTCCATCGCAGCAGCATGCAAATTGCCGGAACGTGTGATCGGTCTTCACTTTTTCAACCCAGCTCCATTATTGCCATTGGTTGAGGTGGTACCAGGATTGGCAACCCATGAACAACACACCAAGGCGTGTGTAGCGCTCATGAAGGCATGGGGTAAGACACCTGTCATTGCCAAGGATACACCAGGCTTTATCGTGAACCGAGTTGCTCGACCTTTCTATGGTGAAGCATTACGGATCCACGAAGAGGGAATAGCAGATATGGCTACAATAGATCACGCCATGAAAACTGTTGGTGGCTTCAAAATGGGACCATTTGAATTAATGGACCTCATTGGCAACGATATCAACTTCGCGGTTACAAGCAGTGTGTTCAAAGCGTTCTTCTATGATCCGCGTTACAGGCCCAGCCTAACACAGCAACGCATGGTGGAGGCAAATTGGTTGGGTAGAAAGACCGGACGAGGGTATTACGACTATTCGACAGATGCATCACTTCCGGAACCCAAGACCGATCGCGATCTACACCAGATGATCGTGGACCGCATCGTGGTCATGTTGATCAACGAAGCGGTAGATGCATTACAACTGGGTATAGCCAGTAAGGAAGACCTGGACCTTGCAATGACCAAGGGTGTGAACTACCCTAAAGGCTTGTTGCAATGGGCACAAGAAAAGGGATACGCGAATTGTCTTTCACAATTGGAAGCACTGCAATCCGAATATGGTGAAGATAGGTACCGACCCTCGCCATTGCTGAAGAAATTGGCGAATAGTTGA
- a CDS encoding 2-(1,2-epoxy-1,2-dihydrophenyl)acetyl-CoA isomerase has translation MSYRTIQFNITNSVATITLSRPDKLNSFNREMALETIDALDVCKEDATIRAILLTGEGRAFCAGQDLAEAIAPGTKIEDILTTQYNPIIRRIRNMPKPVIAAVNGVAAGAGANIAYACDMTLAAESANFIQSFINIGLIPDSGGTFTLPRSVGMQHAFGQMILAPKISAKEAEEKGMIWLAVPDADLINEATVLAEKLAAMPTKAIALTKEALNRSLNNTMDGQLDVENELQTIAGRSHDYTEGVNAFLEKRKPVYKGN, from the coding sequence ATGTCCTATAGAACCATCCAATTCAATATCACCAACAGCGTTGCTACGATCACGTTGAGCAGACCCGATAAGTTGAACAGTTTCAACCGCGAAATGGCGCTTGAGACCATTGATGCACTTGATGTATGTAAGGAGGATGCAACCATCCGCGCGATACTTCTGACAGGTGAGGGCCGCGCATTTTGTGCTGGGCAGGATCTTGCCGAAGCCATTGCCCCGGGTACCAAGATCGAGGACATCCTGACTACGCAATATAATCCGATCATACGGCGAATTCGCAACATGCCTAAACCCGTTATTGCTGCTGTGAACGGAGTTGCTGCTGGTGCAGGGGCGAACATTGCATACGCCTGTGACATGACCCTTGCTGCGGAAAGCGCCAATTTCATCCAAAGTTTCATCAATATCGGATTGATACCCGACAGTGGTGGCACCTTCACCCTACCCCGTTCGGTTGGTATGCAACATGCATTTGGACAAATGATCTTGGCCCCGAAAATATCGGCCAAAGAGGCTGAAGAAAAAGGAATGATCTGGCTAGCTGTACCCGACGCCGATCTTATCAATGAAGCTACCGTGCTTGCCGAAAAGCTCGCTGCTATGCCAACTAAGGCCATCGCACTTACCAAAGAAGCATTGAACCGGTCCTTGAACAATACCATGGATGGCCAACTTGACGTGGAGAATGAATTGCAGACCATCGCTGGTCGCAGTCATGATTACACCGAAGGCGTGAATGCATTCCTGGAGAAACGAAAACCGGTCTATAAAGGCAACTGA
- the paaJ gene encoding phenylacetate-CoA oxygenase subunit PaaJ codes for MSLDKDNISEEAIYALLENVKDPEVPVISVRELGVLRNVEVKNGKVMVSISPTYTGCPAMDVMKQDIESELRSAGITNFQVTQVLAPAWSTDWISEAGKAKLKAYGIAPPEKTADIRALKGAAPIVPCPQCGSNDTVMISAFGSTACKALWKCSACLEPFDQFKCL; via the coding sequence ATGTCCCTGGATAAAGACAATATCAGCGAAGAAGCCATCTACGCGTTACTTGAGAACGTGAAGGACCCTGAAGTGCCTGTTATCAGCGTACGGGAGCTTGGTGTTCTGCGGAATGTGGAAGTGAAGAACGGCAAGGTCATGGTGTCGATCTCGCCAACCTATACAGGTTGTCCTGCCATGGACGTTATGAAGCAGGATATTGAAAGTGAGCTACGCAGTGCTGGTATCACCAATTTCCAAGTGACCCAAGTATTGGCACCCGCTTGGTCCACTGATTGGATCTCCGAAGCAGGTAAAGCCAAGTTAAAAGCCTACGGTATTGCACCTCCCGAAAAAACAGCCGACATCCGTGCATTGAAAGGTGCGGCTCCAATAGTTCCCTGCCCACAATGTGGTTCGAATGATACGGTAATGATATCCGCGTTCGGCAGTACAGCTTGTAAGGCACTGTGGAAATGTAGCGCATGTCTGGAACCTTTTGATCAATTCAAGTGTCTTTGA
- the paaC gene encoding phenylacetate-CoA oxygenase subunit PaaC: MNTLLEEMTKEQALFTYLLRRGDDNLILSQRLGEWCGHGPQLEEDIALTNRALDLIGQARNYLQYAGEVEGKGRSEDDLAFLRPERHFVNTKLVEQPNGDYAHTIVRSFLYDAWHLLLQEALTKSTDERIAAIAGKAVKEVRYHLHATREWVIRFGDGTEESHQRVQTALNDLWTYTGDLFIQDEADGILVKASIVPDMAPIRAAFEETVKAVLEEATLTRPEDGYMSTGGRLGVHSEHMGVLLAEMQYLQRAYPGAEW, from the coding sequence ATGAACACATTACTTGAGGAAATGACCAAAGAACAAGCCCTGTTCACCTACTTACTACGCAGGGGTGATGACAATTTAATACTCAGCCAACGACTTGGCGAATGGTGCGGACACGGACCACAATTAGAGGAGGACATTGCACTTACGAACCGCGCGTTGGACCTTATAGGACAAGCACGGAACTACCTGCAATACGCCGGTGAGGTTGAAGGAAAGGGACGGAGCGAAGATGACCTCGCTTTTCTACGTCCTGAGCGCCATTTCGTTAACACTAAACTTGTCGAACAACCGAATGGAGACTATGCCCATACGATCGTTCGTAGCTTTTTGTACGATGCTTGGCATCTGCTCCTCCAGGAAGCATTGACCAAGAGCACTGATGAACGGATCGCAGCAATAGCAGGCAAAGCAGTTAAAGAAGTGCGTTACCATTTGCACGCGACAAGAGAATGGGTCATCCGTTTTGGCGATGGCACCGAAGAAAGTCACCAGCGTGTACAAACCGCATTGAATGATCTTTGGACATACACGGGTGACCTTTTCATTCAGGATGAAGCTGATGGGATCTTGGTAAAAGCAAGTATCGTTCCGGACATGGCACCGATCAGGGCGGCCTTTGAAGAAACCGTAAAAGCCGTTCTTGAAGAAGCGACCCTCACCCGACCAGAAGACGGTTACATGTCGACCGGTGGACGCCTAGGTGTGCATAGTGAGCACATGGGCGTATTGCTAGCTGAGATGCAGTATTTACAACGCGCATATCCTGGCGCTGAGTGGTGA
- the paaB gene encoding 1,2-phenylacetyl-CoA epoxidase subunit B encodes MTKETNENPNNWPLWEVFIQSKRGLDHKHVGSLHAADAQMAIENARDVYTRRQEGNSIWVVPANAISASQPDDAEMLFDPADDKTYRHPTFYTMPEGAKYI; translated from the coding sequence ATGACCAAGGAAACTAATGAGAACCCCAATAACTGGCCGCTGTGGGAGGTGTTCATCCAAAGCAAACGAGGGTTGGATCATAAGCATGTGGGTAGTTTGCACGCTGCAGATGCTCAAATGGCCATCGAAAATGCACGCGATGTATATACCCGTAGGCAAGAAGGCAATAGTATTTGGGTAGTGCCGGCCAACGCGATCAGTGCCAGCCAACCGGACGATGCGGAGATGTTGTTCGACCCAGCGGATGATAAAACGTATCGTCATCCGACTTTCTATACCATGCCTGAAGGGGCGAAATATATTTGA
- the paaA gene encoding 1,2-phenylacetyl-CoA epoxidase subunit A, which yields MDDVKLEEQFMGKIDAEQKIEPKDWMPEKYRKTLVRQISQHAHSEVVGMLPEGNWIGRAPSLKRKAILLAKVQDEAGHGLYLYSACETLGTTREKTIDDLLMGKAKYSSIFNYPTLTWADIGAVGWLVDGAAIMNQVMLCRTSYGPYARAMVRICKEESFHQRQGYEIMAVLCKGTKEQREMAQDALNRWWWPSLMMFGPSDADSTNSAASMRWKIKRQSNDELRQMFIDRTVQQAEVIGLSIPDPDLKWNEEKKQYDWGAIDWSEFNDVVAGNGPCNKERLVARNKANDEGAWVREAAMAYAAKKAKRKAA from the coding sequence ATGGACGATGTGAAGTTAGAAGAACAGTTCATGGGTAAGATCGATGCTGAACAAAAGATCGAGCCCAAGGATTGGATGCCTGAGAAATACCGTAAAACACTGGTACGACAGATCAGCCAACATGCCCATAGTGAGGTTGTGGGTATGCTACCGGAAGGGAACTGGATCGGTCGAGCACCAAGTCTTAAACGCAAAGCAATCCTATTGGCAAAAGTTCAGGACGAAGCTGGTCATGGTCTTTACCTGTATAGTGCATGTGAGACACTTGGTACGACCCGCGAAAAGACCATCGATGACCTTTTGATGGGAAAAGCAAAATATAGCAGCATATTCAACTACCCCACGCTCACTTGGGCAGATATTGGTGCGGTTGGTTGGCTAGTTGATGGAGCAGCTATTATGAATCAGGTAATGCTTTGCCGCACAAGCTATGGGCCCTACGCTCGCGCGATGGTGCGCATTTGCAAGGAGGAAAGTTTCCATCAGCGGCAAGGGTATGAGATCATGGCGGTGTTGTGCAAAGGCACGAAAGAACAACGAGAAATGGCACAAGATGCCCTGAACCGTTGGTGGTGGCCGAGCCTTATGATGTTCGGACCAAGCGATGCTGACAGTACCAATAGTGCGGCCAGCATGCGTTGGAAGATCAAACGACAAAGCAATGATGAACTTCGACAGATGTTCATTGACCGGACCGTCCAACAAGCCGAAGTTATCGGACTTTCGATCCCTGACCCGGACCTGAAATGGAATGAGGAAAAGAAACAATATGACTGGGGAGCAATCGATTGGTCCGAGTTCAATGATGTTGTGGCAGGAAACGGACCTTGTAATAAAGAACGACTGGTAGCCCGTAATAAAGCAAACGACGAAGGTGCATGGGTGCGTGAAGCCGCTATGGCTTATGCGGCAAAGAAGGCGAAACGAAAAGCAGCATGA
- a CDS encoding 2Fe-2S iron-sulfur cluster binding domain-containing protein: MARFHTLEVARITKETDDTIVIGFHVPAGEKEDFKYIHGQYLTLKLSVKGEELRRSYSICSSPLDTEEIRIAVKRVTNGRASTQIVENLKVGDKLEVMPPMGSFYTLIDPAHETHYVAFAAGSGITPIMSILKTVLRSEPKSRFTLFYGNTDQDRIIFRKRLEELKQQHGARLDVHHILTKGEDEDMLFNGRITAEKAVKLLSRFVADPLDREFFICGPEQMMVNVSEALEKQGAKKKNIHIELFSTPVTTEAKKPQLHANDGAFSGTASVKVILDGREQVLEVDANGDAVLDVALDAGMDVPYACKGAVCCTCKARVVSGSVEMEMNYALTDEEVADGYVLACQSHPRSAEVTIDFDQR, from the coding sequence ATGGCACGATTCCACACCCTAGAAGTTGCCCGGATCACTAAGGAGACCGATGATACCATCGTTATTGGCTTTCACGTTCCGGCCGGTGAAAAGGAGGATTTCAAATATATACATGGACAATACCTTACGCTTAAACTTTCCGTGAAAGGCGAGGAATTACGTCGGAGTTACAGCATCTGCAGCAGCCCGTTGGATACGGAAGAGATCCGAATTGCTGTAAAACGTGTCACCAATGGCCGGGCAAGTACACAGATCGTGGAGAATTTGAAAGTTGGCGATAAGCTGGAGGTGATGCCTCCGATGGGTTCCTTCTATACGCTGATCGACCCTGCGCATGAGACGCATTATGTGGCGTTTGCAGCTGGAAGTGGCATAACCCCCATCATGAGCATTCTGAAAACGGTCCTGCGAAGTGAACCCAAGAGCCGCTTTACATTATTCTATGGGAATACGGACCAGGATCGTATCATATTCCGCAAACGATTAGAAGAGCTGAAACAGCAGCATGGTGCACGCCTGGACGTGCATCACATCCTTACGAAAGGAGAGGACGAGGATATGTTATTCAATGGGCGCATTACTGCAGAAAAGGCTGTAAAACTGCTAAGCCGTTTCGTTGCGGACCCATTGGATAGGGAGTTCTTCATTTGCGGTCCGGAGCAAATGATGGTAAATGTGAGTGAGGCTTTGGAAAAGCAAGGCGCTAAGAAAAAGAACATACACATCGAATTATTCAGTACCCCGGTTACCACGGAAGCGAAGAAACCTCAGCTGCATGCTAATGACGGTGCGTTTTCTGGAACTGCGAGTGTGAAGGTCATATTGGACGGCAGGGAACAGGTTTTAGAAGTAGATGCTAATGGAGATGCTGTGCTCGATGTTGCACTTGATGCCGGCATGGACGTTCCGTACGCATGCAAAGGCGCGGTCTGCTGCACGTGTAAAGCCAGAGTAGTAAGCGGCTCAGTTGAAATGGAAATGAACTATGCACTAACGGACGAAGAAGTTGCGGATGGCTATGTATTGGCTTGCCAATCGCATCCACGAAGCGCTGAGGTGACGATAGATTTCGATCAGCGTTGA
- a CDS encoding carboxypeptidase regulatory-like domain-containing protein — protein MNKLTGMITAGLLLFSLCTVKSTYAQGNLVDKREQATGWYVPVTGQVTLQGEKAEGAEITLYKENEEIIVVQTNPKGKYALELDLDAAYSIQFKQAGFQTKMIYMDTSLPKDLVKYPAYVCKVDLLPEGTQQADPFFTDFPSAIVRYDPEMGGFYHSAAYLAHIQAKFNNYASAGN, from the coding sequence ATGAATAAACTGACCGGCATGATCACCGCAGGTCTTTTGTTATTCTCACTTTGTACCGTGAAAAGCACCTATGCCCAAGGTAACCTTGTGGATAAGCGTGAACAAGCAACAGGTTGGTACGTTCCTGTAACCGGCCAAGTAACCCTGCAAGGCGAAAAGGCTGAAGGAGCGGAGATCACACTCTACAAAGAGAATGAGGAGATAATTGTCGTTCAGACCAATCCCAAAGGAAAATATGCCCTTGAATTGGACTTGGATGCGGCTTACTCCATTCAATTCAAACAAGCTGGTTTCCAAACCAAAATGATCTATATGGATACAAGCCTGCCTAAGGACCTTGTAAAATACCCAGCATACGTGTGTAAGGTCGATCTTCTTCCAGAAGGCACTCAGCAGGCTGACCCTTTCTTCACCGACTTCCCTTCGGCCATTGTTCGATATGATCCGGAAATGGGAGGGTTCTATCATAGCGCAGCATACCTCGCCCACATTCAAGCTAAATTCAACAACTACGCAAGCGCAGGAAATTGA
- a CDS encoding M1 family metallopeptidase: MEVKRHVVVGLLLLGIALNSIISVHGQCDRWQQRVQYKMDVELNDRTHQYMADASLFYMNNSPDTLREIFFHLFFNAFRPGSEMDVRSRSIVDPDNRIGDRIDSLEPQQMGELHLMEITQENKSVEQIEMGTVTKVILQKALLPGKSTVLRYKFKGQVPIQIRRAGRDNAEGIAYSMGQWYPKLAEYDQRGWHADPYVAREFFGVWGDFDVTLTLDSAYTVAATGVLQDPERIGKGYAPVQPGHSAKGSTISWHFVAKDVHDFAWSADKDYIHTTEQVPNGPLLRFFRKNDPETTEAWSQLPEYMVKCFTYMNATFGKYPWPQFTIAQGGDGGMEYPMLTLINGKRRLGSLVGTSVHEALHSWYYGVLASNESRYPWMDEGFAEYAGSKVMNELFPKPTDPHAPAYAGYYALVKSPEHEAPVIHGDHFLTNRVYSNTAYSFGEVLVRQLGAVVGEKKLASGLLRYYKTCGMKHPEPIDFERVMEKESGLELDWYFDEWINTTRTADYGIRSVLQIGNELHIGLERNDDQLMPVDLAIQLRDGSINYYHIPLSLMLGARPANSDSEAYTNLPAWQWTDNYYDLVIPGTITDVSSITLDPFQRVADIDRNNDVLKIVEGANGFLKP; the protein is encoded by the coding sequence ATGGAAGTTAAAAGGCATGTGGTGGTCGGACTGTTGTTATTGGGAATAGCGCTCAACTCTATAATATCTGTCCATGGGCAATGCGATCGCTGGCAACAGCGGGTACAGTACAAAATGGACGTGGAACTGAATGATAGGACGCATCAGTACATGGCGGATGCCTCGTTGTTCTATATGAATAACAGCCCGGATACGCTTCGAGAGATTTTCTTCCATCTCTTTTTCAATGCGTTCAGGCCTGGTAGCGAAATGGACGTACGCTCTCGCAGCATCGTGGATCCGGATAATCGGATCGGGGATCGGATCGACAGCTTGGAACCTCAACAAATGGGGGAGCTTCATCTCATGGAAATAACACAGGAGAATAAGTCTGTAGAACAGATCGAAATGGGGACGGTTACCAAAGTGATCTTGCAGAAAGCGCTCTTACCGGGAAAAAGCACGGTATTGCGCTATAAATTCAAAGGTCAGGTTCCGATCCAGATCCGCAGGGCGGGGCGTGATAATGCGGAAGGTATTGCCTACAGTATGGGACAATGGTATCCAAAGTTGGCAGAGTATGATCAACGTGGCTGGCATGCGGACCCCTATGTCGCTCGCGAATTTTTTGGCGTTTGGGGAGATTTCGATGTTACCCTGACCTTGGATTCAGCCTACACCGTGGCAGCCACAGGGGTTTTGCAGGATCCGGAACGTATCGGAAAAGGCTACGCACCTGTCCAACCTGGTCATTCCGCCAAAGGCTCTACCATTTCGTGGCATTTCGTTGCTAAGGATGTACATGATTTCGCCTGGTCAGCGGACAAGGATTATATCCACACAACAGAACAAGTACCGAATGGACCGCTGTTGCGTTTTTTTCGAAAGAATGATCCCGAAACTACCGAAGCATGGAGTCAGTTACCGGAGTATATGGTGAAGTGTTTCACATACATGAACGCTACGTTCGGTAAGTATCCATGGCCTCAATTCACGATCGCTCAGGGCGGTGATGGGGGAATGGAATACCCCATGTTAACATTGATCAATGGGAAACGCAGATTAGGAAGTCTTGTCGGAACTAGCGTACATGAGGCACTTCACAGTTGGTATTATGGGGTTTTGGCAAGCAATGAAAGTCGATACCCATGGATGGATGAAGGGTTTGCGGAGTATGCTGGTTCGAAAGTGATGAATGAGCTATTTCCAAAACCGACCGATCCACATGCTCCGGCGTATGCAGGTTATTATGCATTGGTGAAGAGTCCCGAACATGAAGCGCCAGTGATCCATGGTGATCATTTCCTGACCAACCGTGTTTACTCGAATACGGCCTACAGCTTTGGTGAGGTGCTCGTGAGACAATTGGGTGCAGTGGTAGGAGAGAAGAAGTTGGCCAGTGGGCTTCTGCGGTATTACAAGACCTGCGGTATGAAACATCCGGAACCCATCGACTTTGAGCGCGTGATGGAAAAGGAAAGCGGATTGGAGCTGGATTGGTATTTTGATGAATGGATCAACACAACGCGCACTGCCGATTACGGAATACGTAGCGTGCTGCAGATCGGCAATGAATTGCACATTGGTCTTGAACGAAATGATGATCAGCTAATGCCCGTGGATCTGGCGATCCAGTTGCGAGATGGCAGCATTAATTACTATCACATTCCACTGTCGTTAATGCTGGGTGCGAGACCTGCCAACAGTGATTCTGAAGCCTATACCAATTTACCGGCTTGGCAATGGACCGATAATTATTACGACCTCGTGATACCGGGAACGATCACGGATGTTTCCAGTATTACGCTGGACCCATTTCAGCGTGTGGCCGATATTGACCGGAACAATGATGTACTGAAGATAGTGGAAGGTGCGAATGGGTTCCTAAAACCATAA
- a CDS encoding elongation factor G, protein MKTYDAKHIKNVAILGSHGCGKTTLAETMLFEAGVIDRRGNIVDHNTTSDHHELEHKRSSSVYSTCLHTEWRNFKINILDTPGLDDLVGETIPALRVADTCLLLLDARHGVEVGTDLVWEHMQHYDRPVIIGVNQLDHVNADFEATVAQAKIHFGSSVTVMQYPIEEGEGFHRIIDLLKMKMYVFKDDGGKPEKLPIPAGEIERAEELHKVLVEKAAENDETLMEHYFDKGELDEDEMRAGLNLGMMKRTCFPVFCLSALRNMGSGRLMGFIDNVASSATEMPAEELEGGGSLKCQTDGPTVLFTFKTVIEPHAGHISLFKVMSGTVKEGMELTNDNTGNIERINQLFIMEGKERKHVNLLEAGDIGGTIKLKETSTGHTLHSPGKGIKLVPLAFPQPRIRQMIRAVDVKMEEKLHAALLEIQKEDPTIVLTYNRETAQQVVGGQGELHLNLLKWKLAHHYKVDVAYSDPRVPYRETIRKAAEANYRHKKQSGGSGQFAEVSLRIDPWYEGMPDPTGVSVRGKEVVELPTGGVLVFYNCIVGGVIDNKFLPSILKGIMEKMENGPLTGSPARDIRVVVFDGKMHPVDSNDISFRIAGLQAFREAFNEADPQLMEPIHELQVRVPADLMGDVMTDLQTRRSVVMGVDGAGRYQVILAHTPLAELGRYCTTLGSLTQGRGTFTEHFHAYQQVPYEIQHKLVNAHTDEGVAA, encoded by the coding sequence ATGAAGACCTACGATGCAAAACACATTAAGAACGTCGCGATCCTTGGATCCCACGGATGCGGCAAGACCACCCTGGCCGAAACCATGTTGTTCGAAGCTGGAGTGATCGATCGCCGCGGAAACATTGTGGATCATAACACAACAAGCGACCATCATGAGTTGGAACACAAGCGCAGCAGTAGCGTATACAGCACATGCCTGCATACGGAATGGCGCAATTTCAAGATCAATATTCTGGACACCCCTGGACTGGATGACCTAGTGGGCGAGACCATACCCGCATTACGTGTTGCAGATACCTGCTTATTACTGCTCGATGCACGCCACGGAGTAGAGGTGGGGACGGACCTTGTGTGGGAGCATATGCAACATTACGACCGTCCAGTGATCATTGGTGTGAACCAATTGGATCACGTGAATGCTGACTTCGAAGCTACAGTTGCGCAAGCCAAGATCCACTTTGGCAGTTCAGTTACGGTGATGCAGTATCCGATCGAAGAAGGTGAGGGATTCCATCGCATCATCGATCTGCTCAAGATGAAGATGTATGTGTTCAAGGATGATGGTGGCAAACCTGAAAAACTACCTATCCCTGCTGGAGAGATTGAACGAGCAGAGGAGCTTCATAAGGTGCTGGTCGAAAAAGCAGCGGAGAATGACGAGACCTTAATGGAACACTACTTTGACAAAGGCGAATTGGATGAGGATGAAATGCGAGCGGGCCTGAACCTCGGAATGATGAAACGCACATGCTTTCCTGTTTTCTGTTTAAGTGCTTTGCGAAACATGGGTAGCGGCCGACTAATGGGTTTTATCGATAATGTAGCCTCAAGCGCAACCGAAATGCCCGCGGAAGAACTGGAGGGTGGCGGCTCGCTGAAATGCCAGACCGATGGGCCTACTGTTCTCTTCACATTCAAGACGGTCATTGAACCACATGCTGGTCATATCTCCCTGTTCAAGGTCATGAGCGGAACGGTAAAAGAAGGCATGGAGCTTACCAATGACAACACGGGTAATATCGAACGTATCAATCAGCTCTTCATTATGGAGGGTAAGGAACGAAAGCATGTGAACCTTTTGGAAGCCGGTGATATTGGAGGCACCATCAAACTGAAAGAAACCTCGACCGGACATACATTACACTCACCTGGTAAAGGGATCAAACTGGTTCCGCTTGCGTTCCCGCAACCGCGCATTAGACAAATGATCAGAGCGGTTGATGTGAAAATGGAGGAAAAGCTCCATGCAGCATTGTTGGAGATCCAGAAAGAAGACCCAACGATCGTACTAACCTACAACCGGGAAACTGCACAACAAGTGGTGGGCGGCCAAGGTGAATTGCACCTCAATTTGCTTAAATGGAAGCTTGCGCACCACTACAAAGTGGACGTTGCATATAGCGATCCCCGTGTACCCTACCGCGAAACGATCAGGAAAGCGGCAGAAGCGAATTATCGTCATAAGAAACAAAGCGGTGGATCCGGTCAGTTCGCGGAAGTGAGTCTGCGCATCGACCCTTGGTACGAAGGCATGCCGGACCCGACCGGTGTTAGCGTTCGTGGCAAGGAGGTCGTTGAATTGCCTACCGGTGGCGTATTGGTATTCTACAATTGCATCGTGGGTGGTGTTATCGATAATAAATTCCTACCCAGCATCCTGAAAGGGATCATGGAAAAAATGGAGAACGGACCGCTCACCGGCTCACCGGCAAGGGACATCCGTGTGGTCGTGTTCGATGGCAAAATGCACCCTGTGGATAGCAATGACATCAGCTTCCGGATCGCTGGTCTGCAAGCTTTCCGTGAAGCATTCAATGAGGCCGACCCTCAATTAATGGAACCGATCCATGAATTGCAGGTCCGTGTCCCTGCTGATCTGATGGGCGATGTTATGACCGACCTGCAGACACGTAGGAGTGTTGTCATGGGCGTGGATGGAGCAGGCAGATATCAGGTCATCTTAGCGCATACGCCGTTAGCTGAATTAGGCCGGTATTGCACCACGTTGGGCAGTCTAACGCAGGGCCGAGGAACATTCACCGAGCACTTTCATGCCTATCAGCAGGTTCCATATGAGATACAGCACAAACTGGTGAATGCACATACGGATGAAGGGGTCGCTGCGTGA